In Candidatus Polarisedimenticolaceae bacterium, the following proteins share a genomic window:
- a CDS encoding DUF6635 family protein, which produces MDRCIQAYVTRCRERIPSFVESHFSLEQTWRLQRPTLGRDLLYAPLNSAWALPYLALRKAAEVLEKVGYLRPAQWVKHLPSGVKTGYQIRIERLITEDLLEWDRERSTLPQGFLKELTDAPSLRTNLERHASARTGAGTLPELIREFSSGRAIVSDLSGTLLTLLLSWLLLGSTSLSLNGIAHGVAKRDAHDRAASHFFLGRKIGSRFYDVFPPAVHESKVWTILVVLFIALTAGALACTILSDPLRKMLGFHRNRLGILLDGVETELIVLAHKANTKN; this is translated from the coding sequence GTGGACCGCTGCATCCAAGCGTATGTAACGCGCTGTCGAGAGCGCATCCCCTCATTCGTCGAGAGCCATTTCTCCCTCGAGCAGACGTGGCGCCTTCAGCGACCCACGTTGGGACGCGATCTCCTCTACGCTCCTCTCAACTCGGCCTGGGCGCTGCCGTATCTCGCCCTCCGCAAAGCGGCCGAGGTGCTCGAGAAGGTCGGCTATCTGCGCCCCGCGCAGTGGGTGAAGCATCTGCCGTCGGGAGTGAAGACCGGCTACCAGATCCGGATCGAGCGGCTCATCACGGAAGATCTTCTCGAGTGGGACCGGGAGCGATCGACGCTTCCTCAAGGATTCCTGAAGGAGCTGACGGACGCTCCATCGCTGAGGACGAACTTAGAACGGCATGCGTCCGCCCGCACCGGCGCGGGCACGCTCCCGGAGCTCATCCGTGAGTTCTCGTCGGGACGCGCGATCGTGTCGGACCTCTCCGGGACGCTACTCACGCTGCTTCTGAGCTGGCTGCTCCTCGGGAGCACGTCTCTGAGCCTGAACGGCATCGCCCACGGCGTGGCGAAGCGTGACGCCCACGACCGCGCGGCCTCGCACTTCTTCCTGGGAAGGAAGATCGGCTCGCGCTTCTACGACGTCTTCCCGCCGGCGGTCCACGAGAGCAAGGTCTGGACGATCCTCGTCGTCCTGTTCATCGCCCTCACGGCCGGGGCCCTGGCCTGCACGATCCTGAGCGACCCCCTCCGCAAGATGCTGGGATTCCACCGGAACCGCCTGGGGATCTTGCTCGACGGCGTCGAGACGGAGCTGATCGTCCTCGCGCACAAGGCGAACACGAAGAACTGA
- a CDS encoding APC family permease, producing MPERAHAKPPTALRLGALVAVMYFIVSGGPFGLEGLVGSVGPGLALVILVATPLLYSLPEALLVGELASMLPLEGGYYQWVKRAFGPFWGFWNGWLSWVYSLVDMAIYPVLLIQYLGFFVPELGRVESWAIAVAMIWIATLLNLRGTRAVGQASGWFVAIVLAPFAAIVAFAVVKLLGSNPPSAGLSPFHATGKTFLGAVGIGVSQAIWNYSGWDNASTISGEIEDASRSYPRAIARALPFVTIVYLAATVPVLLVTDWTTWTDGAWPALATAVAGRWLGAWMAIAGMVSAFALFNALLLAYSRIPLVLAQDGLLPASLGEVDDRGVPRNAVIVSAIGYSVCAVIPFGGLLAGDVLLYTAALAMEFAALLQLRRAEPELRGAFRVPLGVPGLAVLAALPMLLIGGAVVLEIQSHEIGLPGVVGAIVLALIGPVWYRLAARRDASG from the coding sequence ATGCCCGAGCGCGCGCACGCGAAGCCGCCAACGGCGCTCCGATTGGGCGCGCTCGTCGCGGTCATGTACTTCATCGTGTCGGGCGGGCCGTTCGGGCTCGAGGGACTCGTCGGCTCGGTGGGGCCGGGGCTCGCGCTCGTCATCCTCGTCGCGACACCGCTCCTCTACAGCCTGCCGGAGGCGCTGCTCGTCGGCGAGCTTGCGTCGATGCTGCCGCTCGAGGGAGGGTACTACCAGTGGGTGAAGAGGGCGTTCGGGCCGTTCTGGGGGTTCTGGAACGGCTGGCTCTCGTGGGTGTACTCGCTCGTCGACATGGCGATCTACCCGGTGCTGCTCATCCAGTACCTCGGGTTCTTCGTGCCGGAGCTCGGGCGCGTCGAGTCGTGGGCGATCGCCGTCGCGATGATCTGGATCGCGACGCTCCTCAACCTCCGCGGCACGCGCGCGGTGGGGCAAGCGTCGGGGTGGTTCGTCGCGATCGTGCTGGCGCCGTTCGCGGCGATCGTCGCGTTCGCGGTCGTGAAGCTGCTCGGCTCGAACCCGCCGTCCGCCGGGCTCAGCCCGTTCCACGCGACGGGGAAGACGTTCCTGGGAGCCGTCGGCATCGGCGTGTCGCAGGCGATCTGGAACTACTCGGGGTGGGACAACGCGTCGACGATCTCGGGCGAGATCGAGGACGCGTCCCGGAGCTACCCGCGGGCGATCGCGCGCGCGCTGCCGTTCGTGACGATCGTCTATCTGGCGGCGACGGTGCCGGTCCTGCTCGTGACCGATTGGACGACGTGGACCGACGGCGCGTGGCCGGCGCTGGCGACGGCGGTCGCCGGGCGGTGGCTCGGCGCGTGGATGGCGATCGCGGGGATGGTGAGCGCCTTCGCTCTGTTCAACGCCCTCCTGCTCGCGTACTCGCGGATCCCGCTCGTCTTGGCGCAGGACGGCCTGTTGCCCGCGTCCCTCGGCGAGGTCGACGACCGCGGCGTTCCACGGAACGCGGTGATCGTCTCGGCGATCGGCTACTCGGTGTGCGCGGTGATCCCGTTCGGCGGTTTGCTCGCCGGCGATGTCCTGCTCTACACCGCGGCGCTCGCAATGGAGTTCGCGGCGCTCCTGCAGCTTCGGAGGGCCGAGCCGGAGCTGCGCGGGGCGTTCCGGGTGCCGCTCGGCGTGCCCGGCCTTGCAGTCCTCGCCGCGCTTCCGATGCTGCTGATCGGCGGCGCGGTCGTCCTCGAAATCCAGAGCCACGAGATCGGCTTGCCAGGCGTCGTCGGCGCGATCGTGCTCGCCCTCATCGGGCCGGTCTGGTATCGGTTGGCGGCGCGCCGAGACGCGTCAGGGTGA
- a CDS encoding protein kinase — protein sequence MPLNTGARLGPFEITGALGAGGMGEVYRARDTRLGREVAVKVLPPDVAASSGSRERFEREAQVVSSLQHRNICTLHDVGREGETDFLVMELLDGETLAARLDRGPMKLDEALAVGTEIASALDAAHRAGVVHRDLKPGNVMLTRGGAKVLDFGIAKLTEPEGTMPGRLPTMTPTRTTPLTSAGALVGTLNYMAPEQLEGRGVDARSDIFAFGAVLYEMLTGRRAFDGASQASVIAAILERDPAPLSSLAPIVPPALDRLVRACLAKNPDARRQSAHDVAAELSGIRESPLPRTGEITAPARRGWRIPWPVSVIAIIAVATVAALLLRRSPEAPARVVEIGVATRSGTTSNFRTLALSPDGTTLAFVDAPEGAGAWQIRVRRIDEARSRLLEGTESGQCPFFSPDGKEIAFFAQGKLKAVPVAGGRVRDLCDASYGVGGTWGKYGIVYSQSFNEGIRHVETMGGRPEMVTTLDGSRHESGHVWPVLLPDGRHFLFVSRTTADEPSRIEIGSLDKEPRKVVVAADALVGYEAPWLLYVRGGAIYRQPFDPGNGTVSGEPAVVIDDSHYSEVWGSAGATVAGDTLAWVPHHPEKISADWYAPNGALVGHAFDGEDLTAARLSPDGTRVALSKFDRSRGAKDIWVLELARGLMTRLTKTNADDGLGGWFPDGTQIAFQSDQRGAIGIYRIAADGSGAPVVVASDPDHDELLGSVSPDGRTVYFEREGGPTGPDLWRVPVGEPAKSAPWIATPDSEDGPQVSPDGRWVAFVSTKSGSREVYVRGVEGGPVVQVSLDGGSGALWERDGKALRCLGTDFRIRRVPISFSGDRPIPGAPDRSADMVVDRAVDASIGPDGRILLLRNVSPPEDAIVMRLGWKSRLR from the coding sequence ATGCCGCTGAACACCGGAGCACGACTGGGGCCGTTCGAGATCACCGGAGCCCTCGGCGCGGGCGGGATGGGCGAGGTCTACCGCGCGCGCGATACGCGCCTGGGGCGTGAAGTCGCGGTGAAGGTCCTGCCGCCGGACGTCGCAGCGTCCTCGGGATCGCGCGAGCGGTTCGAGCGCGAAGCGCAGGTCGTCTCGTCGCTCCAGCACCGGAACATCTGCACCCTTCACGACGTCGGACGGGAAGGGGAGACCGACTTCCTCGTCATGGAGCTGCTCGACGGCGAGACGCTCGCGGCGCGTCTCGATCGTGGGCCGATGAAGCTCGACGAGGCGCTCGCGGTGGGGACGGAGATCGCGTCGGCGCTCGACGCGGCGCACCGCGCCGGCGTCGTCCACCGTGACCTCAAGCCCGGGAACGTCATGCTCACGCGCGGCGGCGCGAAGGTACTCGACTTCGGGATCGCGAAGCTCACCGAGCCCGAGGGCACGATGCCGGGGCGCCTGCCGACGATGACGCCGACACGCACGACGCCGCTCACGTCGGCGGGAGCGCTCGTCGGCACGTTGAACTACATGGCGCCGGAGCAGCTCGAGGGGCGCGGGGTCGACGCGCGCTCCGACATCTTCGCGTTCGGCGCCGTGCTCTACGAGATGCTCACGGGCCGGCGCGCCTTCGACGGCGCGAGCCAGGCGAGCGTCATCGCGGCGATCCTCGAGCGCGATCCGGCGCCGTTGTCGTCGCTCGCGCCGATCGTTCCACCGGCGCTCGACCGGCTGGTTCGCGCCTGTCTTGCGAAGAACCCCGACGCCCGCCGGCAGAGTGCGCACGACGTCGCCGCGGAGCTCTCCGGGATTCGCGAGTCGCCGCTGCCGAGGACCGGTGAGATCACAGCACCGGCGCGGCGCGGGTGGCGGATCCCTTGGCCGGTGTCGGTGATCGCGATCATCGCCGTCGCGACCGTGGCGGCGCTGCTCCTGAGACGATCGCCGGAGGCTCCTGCGCGCGTCGTCGAGATCGGCGTCGCGACGCGGTCGGGGACGACGTCCAACTTCCGGACCTTGGCGCTCTCTCCGGACGGCACGACGCTCGCGTTCGTCGATGCGCCGGAGGGCGCCGGGGCTTGGCAGATCCGCGTGCGACGCATCGACGAAGCGCGATCGAGGCTCCTCGAAGGGACCGAATCCGGGCAGTGCCCGTTCTTCAGCCCCGACGGGAAGGAGATCGCGTTCTTCGCGCAGGGCAAGCTGAAGGCAGTCCCGGTCGCGGGCGGCCGCGTCCGCGACCTGTGCGACGCGTCGTACGGGGTCGGCGGGACGTGGGGAAAGTACGGCATTGTCTACTCGCAGTCGTTCAATGAAGGCATCCGTCACGTCGAGACCATGGGCGGCCGCCCGGAGATGGTGACGACGCTCGACGGATCGCGACACGAGTCCGGTCACGTCTGGCCCGTGCTGCTCCCGGACGGCCGGCACTTCCTCTTCGTGTCGCGCACCACCGCCGACGAACCCTCGCGCATCGAGATCGGCTCGCTCGACAAGGAGCCAAGAAAAGTCGTCGTGGCGGCCGACGCGCTGGTCGGGTACGAGGCGCCGTGGCTCCTCTACGTGCGCGGCGGTGCGATCTACCGGCAGCCGTTCGATCCCGGAAACGGCACGGTGTCCGGGGAGCCTGCCGTCGTCATCGACGACTCGCACTACAGCGAAGTCTGGGGGTCGGCGGGCGCCACGGTCGCCGGCGACACGCTCGCGTGGGTTCCTCATCATCCGGAGAAGATCTCGGCCGACTGGTACGCGCCGAACGGTGCTCTGGTCGGTCATGCGTTCGACGGGGAGGATCTCACCGCGGCGCGGCTCTCGCCCGACGGGACGCGGGTCGCGCTCTCCAAGTTCGACCGATCACGCGGCGCAAAAGACATCTGGGTCCTCGAGCTGGCGCGGGGACTCATGACGCGGCTCACCAAGACCAACGCGGACGACGGGCTGGGCGGCTGGTTTCCCGACGGAACCCAGATCGCGTTCCAGTCCGACCAGCGCGGCGCGATCGGCATCTACCGCATTGCCGCCGACGGCTCCGGCGCTCCGGTCGTCGTTGCCTCGGATCCGGATCACGACGAGCTCCTCGGCAGCGTCTCTCCCGACGGGCGTACGGTCTACTTCGAACGGGAAGGCGGCCCGACCGGCCCCGACCTCTGGAGGGTGCCGGTGGGAGAGCCGGCGAAGAGCGCGCCATGGATTGCGACACCGGACAGCGAGGATGGGCCGCAGGTCTCACCCGACGGAAGGTGGGTCGCGTTCGTGTCTACCAAGTCGGGCTCGCGCGAGGTCTACGTCCGCGGTGTCGAAGGCGGACCGGTCGTGCAGGTCTCCCTCGACGGTGGCAGCGGCGCTCTTTGGGAGCGGGACGGGAAGGCGCTTCGCTGCCTGGGCACCGACTTTCGGATCCGGCGAGTGCCGATCAGCTTCTCGGGGGATCGCCCGATCCCCGGCGCGCCGGACCGAAGCGCCGACATGGTGGTCGATCGCGCTGTCGATGCATCGATCGGGCCCGACGGTCGCATCCTCCTGCTCCGCAACGTCTCGCCGCCGGAGGATGCGATCGTGATGCGTCTGGGATGGAAGTCGCGGCTTCGTTGA
- a CDS encoding tetratricopeptide repeat protein: MRATVLTDQALVKQAGRFVWLSIDTEDAKNAPYLEKFPWEAVPTFQVINPAAETVAFQWVGACDANELVKRFDEGEKAFHEASAKPAAPTGADSELNALAMADKNQECAEKALALAPTLPPGAMKANVVSTGLDCALGAKPEESPWRPAALTTLEAATKEALTYPGLLDDDRSALYGELVDARDRQDDKDGGKAAAGAWLDWLDQQAKSAPSSEARAALDGYRVSAAIRAAAPERVLASIQASERELPNDYNPPARLALVYREMGKYDDALAASDRALAKVYGPRKMTILDARATIYEKKGDAAKAKATLQEALDYAKTLPAPQQPKGMIKRIEKKLNG; the protein is encoded by the coding sequence ATGCGCGCCACGGTCCTCACCGACCAGGCGCTCGTGAAGCAGGCCGGGCGGTTCGTCTGGCTCTCGATCGATACCGAAGACGCGAAGAACGCACCCTACCTCGAGAAGTTCCCGTGGGAAGCGGTTCCGACCTTCCAGGTCATCAACCCCGCCGCCGAGACCGTCGCCTTTCAGTGGGTCGGCGCGTGCGACGCGAACGAGCTGGTCAAGCGCTTCGACGAAGGGGAGAAGGCCTTCCACGAGGCGAGCGCGAAGCCGGCCGCGCCGACAGGGGCCGACAGCGAGCTGAACGCGCTCGCGATGGCGGACAAGAACCAGGAGTGCGCGGAGAAGGCGCTGGCGTTGGCGCCGACCCTTCCGCCCGGCGCGATGAAGGCGAACGTCGTCTCGACCGGGCTCGACTGCGCTCTCGGCGCGAAGCCCGAGGAATCGCCGTGGCGCCCGGCGGCGCTCACGACCCTCGAGGCGGCGACGAAGGAGGCGCTCACGTACCCGGGCCTCCTCGACGACGACCGCTCGGCGCTCTACGGCGAGCTGGTCGACGCCCGCGACCGCCAGGACGACAAGGACGGCGGCAAGGCCGCGGCCGGTGCCTGGCTCGACTGGCTCGATCAGCAAGCGAAGAGCGCGCCGAGCTCCGAAGCCCGCGCCGCCCTCGACGGCTACCGGGTGAGCGCGGCGATCCGCGCGGCGGCGCCCGAGCGCGTGCTCGCCTCGATTCAGGCGTCGGAGCGCGAGCTGCCGAACGATTACAACCCGCCCGCTCGCCTCGCTTTGGTCTACCGCGAGATGGGGAAGTACGACGATGCGCTCGCGGCCTCCGACCGGGCGCTGGCCAAGGTCTACGGCCCACGCAAGATGACGATCCTGGACGCCCGCGCGACGATCTACGAGAAGAAGGGGGACGCCGCGAAGGCGAAGGCGACGCTCCAGGAGGCGCTCGACTACGCGAAGACCCTGCCCGCGCCGCAGCAGCCGAAGGGGATGATCAAGCGGATCGAGAAGAAGCTGAACGGGTGA
- a CDS encoding DUF6289 family protein, producing the protein MKGTRSLIAAVALGIGIVAFVTTLPGSQAGTSVCTYYSDATHKKAVGARGTGCCGSVINWGVTSSYKVCQTIYCTDQICPN; encoded by the coding sequence ATGAAAGGGACTCGCTCGCTCATTGCTGCCGTTGCGCTCGGCATCGGGATCGTCGCGTTCGTGACGACGCTTCCCGGCTCGCAGGCCGGCACCTCGGTCTGCACCTACTACAGCGACGCCACGCACAAGAAAGCGGTCGGCGCGCGCGGCACCGGCTGCTGTGGCTCGGTGATCAACTGGGGTGTGACCTCGTCTTACAAGGTCTGCCAGACGATCTACTGCACCGACCAGATCTGCCCGAATTGA
- a CDS encoding O-antigen ligase family protein — protein sequence MKTVQRAAAASAAATALLVVCIVAPPEVYGLGLAASGILVAIAAATSSARSAVSASSPWVWAGLVAAAFAVRIAIAPGAAVEPVVVMLLAAMAGIAAAAAPVPLDRAGGAIAAAVALVGARALYEAAVGLSASAGVESDAAIANRLSQGRPYAGFVTPAALGCFLVMALPCVVLWARERRGLMRIAGTVSAIAGTAALLATRSVTAMAALGGAVALAAVSRRVSTRLVVVAGIVLGLGIGAAALVRPDAVTAPFRADSPWRLRAGNVRIALEIARDHPLLGAGPAGYGEAFPAYRQPGDNESQHAHDLPAELIADFGIPAGLVMSAVFFILFLGPLLRRGNSFRSSGEGVSEAVPSGFAVGLAAFALHNLADFTAFMPSLLLIAAVARGWLAEPRAEGEEAAPAGRLAWSVLAVVLAAVAAGAGLSREALHDARQAAIAGDRPAAAAGAARAEKLAPWDPDPAQFSAEAALASQPPDAAAALAVAERAVGLAPQRASVRRTRAHALAASGDTAGAYADLVEASRLYPMQPAYATERDGLGVSLQSAARGASH from the coding sequence GTGAAGACCGTTCAACGCGCGGCCGCGGCGTCAGCCGCCGCCACCGCTCTCCTCGTCGTATGCATCGTGGCCCCGCCGGAGGTGTACGGCCTCGGCCTCGCCGCGTCCGGCATCCTCGTCGCGATCGCGGCGGCGACGTCGTCGGCACGGAGCGCGGTCTCCGCGTCATCGCCGTGGGTCTGGGCCGGGCTCGTCGCGGCCGCCTTCGCCGTGCGCATCGCGATCGCGCCCGGAGCGGCGGTCGAGCCGGTGGTCGTTATGCTGCTGGCAGCGATGGCGGGAATCGCGGCTGCGGCGGCACCGGTGCCGCTCGACCGCGCCGGTGGCGCGATCGCCGCCGCCGTCGCGCTCGTCGGCGCGCGCGCTCTCTACGAAGCAGCGGTGGGGCTCTCGGCGTCGGCCGGCGTCGAGAGCGATGCCGCGATCGCGAACCGGCTCTCGCAGGGCCGGCCCTACGCGGGGTTCGTGACGCCCGCCGCGCTCGGATGCTTCCTGGTCATGGCGCTGCCGTGCGTCGTCCTCTGGGCGCGCGAGCGGCGGGGTCTCATGCGGATCGCGGGGACGGTTTCGGCGATCGCGGGAACGGCGGCGCTCCTCGCGACGCGATCGGTGACGGCCATGGCGGCGCTCGGCGGCGCCGTCGCGCTCGCCGCGGTGTCGCGGCGCGTGTCCACGCGTCTCGTCGTCGTCGCGGGCATCGTGCTCGGCCTCGGGATCGGTGCCGCCGCGCTCGTGCGCCCGGACGCCGTCACCGCCCCGTTCCGCGCCGACAGTCCGTGGCGCCTCCGCGCGGGAAACGTGCGCATCGCCCTCGAGATCGCGCGCGACCACCCGCTCCTCGGCGCCGGGCCCGCCGGCTACGGCGAGGCGTTCCCCGCCTACCGGCAGCCCGGCGACAACGAGTCGCAGCACGCGCACGATCTCCCGGCGGAGCTGATCGCGGACTTCGGAATCCCCGCGGGGCTCGTGATGAGCGCGGTGTTCTTCATACTCTTCCTCGGGCCGCTCCTGAGAAGAGGGAACAGCTTCCGAAGCTCCGGGGAGGGAGTTTCGGAAGCTGTCCCCTCCGGGTTCGCGGTCGGGCTCGCCGCGTTCGCGCTCCACAACCTCGCCGACTTCACGGCGTTCATGCCGTCCTTGCTCCTCATCGCGGCGGTCGCGCGCGGGTGGCTCGCCGAGCCTCGCGCCGAGGGCGAGGAAGCGGCGCCGGCGGGCCGCCTCGCGTGGAGCGTGCTGGCGGTCGTGCTCGCCGCGGTCGCGGCGGGCGCCGGTCTCTCGCGCGAGGCGCTTCACGACGCGCGGCAGGCGGCGATCGCGGGGGACCGGCCCGCGGCGGCCGCCGGCGCTGCTCGAGCGGAGAAGCTCGCGCCCTGGGATCCCGACCCGGCGCAGTTCTCCGCGGAGGCGGCGCTCGCGTCGCAGCCCCCCGACGCGGCGGCCGCGCTCGCGGTAGCCGAGCGCGCGGTCGGCCTCGCACCGCAGCGCGCGTCGGTACGGCGGACGCGGGCCCACGCGCTCGCGGCGTCGGGCGATACGGCGGGCGCCTACGCCGATCTCGTCGAAGCTTCGCGCCTCTACCCGATGCAGCCGGCCTACGCGACCGAGCGCGACGGCCTCGGCGTCTCGCTTCAGAGCGCCGCCCGGGGAGCGTCGCATTGA
- a CDS encoding O-antigen ligase family protein, producing the protein MLRMAAVALVIAVATLGEGGASAASLVVQHVLIAAFAVGAVLVRREARFHVSPRVAAAWLVFAALVAAGALAAPYAYGAWLVVVEIGAFGTLVSLAAADPQAWARVVPPAVAALGALHGIVAIFEKVRGDARPASTFLNTNHLGAWLSAAFLVAAGTAVAHRAARRLAGAYAAAAIVALAGVVVTGSRGAALGLAVGAAALGASLWPSLSGRARRATIAAGAAVVLAAAGGVVLRFRSDDDPYRFYRVRIWTASVHALAASPWAGTGPGQFAAAAANFNFPADGTPLRFERSFRTPHSDLLRAFVEFGAPAGVAALVALALLVEETTRRRRDRSATIAPAAAALVALGAQALVDDLTSRPALALLAAALAGPLLARERSAPPAAWRIPAARLAAVLVFAALGPAEIAGYLAWKDVAVLPRGPLSPPGLARLEQAIAWNRWAADPWARLAAHHAGDGKTWTLDAYAAAREAAGHAARLQPRDAFYAREAARVEARACLTILPFASVRDGAIALYENAASLARTDATIPLEQARFLLRAGDPAGARRAAESALKLEPGAAAGHLCLAEALAAAGQASAGEARRQLDEAVRLALPGGAVPSSPYGASMRTVDPAEADSLRRILEGGMP; encoded by the coding sequence GTGTTGCGGATGGCGGCGGTCGCGCTCGTCATCGCGGTCGCCACGCTCGGCGAGGGCGGGGCGTCGGCCGCGTCGCTCGTCGTTCAACACGTCCTGATCGCGGCCTTCGCCGTCGGCGCGGTCCTCGTCCGGCGTGAGGCGCGGTTCCACGTGTCGCCTCGCGTTGCCGCCGCGTGGCTCGTATTCGCAGCGCTCGTCGCGGCCGGCGCGCTCGCCGCACCCTACGCCTACGGTGCGTGGCTCGTCGTCGTCGAGATCGGCGCGTTCGGCACGCTTGTCTCTCTCGCCGCCGCCGATCCGCAGGCGTGGGCGCGCGTCGTCCCCCCTGCCGTCGCCGCGCTCGGCGCGCTCCACGGCATCGTCGCGATCTTCGAGAAGGTGAGAGGCGACGCGCGGCCGGCGTCGACGTTCCTCAACACGAACCACCTCGGCGCGTGGCTCTCGGCGGCGTTCCTCGTCGCCGCCGGCACGGCGGTGGCGCACCGCGCGGCGCGGCGCCTCGCCGGGGCGTATGCGGCCGCGGCGATCGTGGCGCTCGCCGGCGTCGTCGTCACCGGCTCGCGCGGAGCGGCCCTCGGCCTCGCCGTCGGGGCCGCGGCGCTCGGGGCGTCGTTGTGGCCGTCGCTCTCGGGGCGCGCACGGCGTGCCACGATCGCGGCCGGCGCCGCCGTCGTGCTCGCCGCCGCCGGCGGTGTCGTCCTCCGGTTCCGCAGCGACGACGACCCGTACCGCTTCTACCGCGTGCGGATCTGGACCGCGTCGGTGCACGCGCTCGCGGCGTCGCCGTGGGCCGGCACCGGGCCCGGCCAGTTCGCCGCCGCCGCGGCGAACTTCAACTTCCCCGCGGATGGGACGCCGCTCCGGTTCGAGCGCAGCTTCCGCACGCCTCACTCCGACCTCCTGCGCGCGTTCGTCGAGTTCGGCGCACCGGCCGGGGTCGCCGCGCTCGTCGCGCTTGCTCTCCTCGTGGAGGAGACGACGCGGCGCCGGCGTGACCGGAGCGCCACGATCGCTCCGGCGGCCGCCGCGCTCGTCGCCCTCGGCGCGCAGGCGCTCGTCGACGATCTCACGAGCCGTCCCGCGCTGGCGCTCCTCGCGGCCGCGCTCGCAGGCCCGCTCCTCGCCCGGGAGCGCTCCGCGCCTCCTGCGGCCTGGCGCATTCCGGCGGCGCGGCTCGCGGCGGTCCTCGTCTTCGCCGCGCTCGGTCCCGCCGAGATCGCCGGCTACCTCGCCTGGAAGGACGTAGCGGTTCTCCCGCGCGGGCCGCTCTCGCCTCCGGGGCTGGCTCGACTCGAGCAAGCGATCGCCTGGAATCGCTGGGCGGCGGATCCATGGGCGCGCCTCGCCGCGCACCACGCCGGCGATGGAAAGACATGGACCCTGGACGCGTACGCGGCGGCGCGCGAAGCCGCGGGGCACGCGGCGCGCCTCCAGCCGCGGGACGCCTTCTACGCCCGCGAGGCGGCGCGCGTCGAGGCGCGGGCCTGTCTCACGATCCTCCCGTTCGCCTCCGTCCGCGACGGCGCGATCGCGCTCTACGAGAACGCGGCATCGCTCGCGCGGACCGACGCGACGATCCCGCTCGAGCAGGCGCGCTTCCTCCTCCGCGCGGGCGATCCTGCCGGCGCGAGGCGCGCCGCGGAGAGCGCGCTCAAGCTCGAGCCGGGGGCCGCGGCGGGGCACCTCTGCCTCGCCGAGGCGCTTGCGGCCGCCGGTCAGGCGAGCGCCGGAGAGGCGCGGCGCCAGCTCGACGAGGCGGTCCGGCTCGCGCTTCCCGGCGGTGCGGTGCCGTCGTCGCCTTACGGCGCTTCGATGCGGACGGTCGATCCGGCGGAAGCCGACTCCCTCAGAAGGATCCTGGAAGGAGGAATGCCCTGA
- a CDS encoding glycosyltransferase family A protein codes for MSVLTATYNRASTLPRVWESLRAQTWREFEWIVIDDGSTDGTRALIEEYAARAEFPVYYERQENRGKHVAINRAAAVARGELAAILDSDDACVPKALERFAYYWTTIPEERRPLFYAIVCHCADPSGRRIGGSFPWEIVDARGLDARYVWKVPGEKWGAVRTDLLRSHPFPEDRDRTLVPESLVWDRLAQRYLARFVNEDLRIYHLTPGATSLGSSGDPASHPWGRMEQHRLVIDEQLEYFRQAPLAFAAAAAHYVRFARHAGLSGREQRKALAHRGAKLLRFAAAPFGLAAFLYDRGRRWMRRS; via the coding sequence ATCTCGGTCCTCACGGCGACCTACAACCGCGCCTCGACTCTGCCGCGTGTGTGGGAGAGCCTGCGCGCGCAGACCTGGCGGGAGTTCGAGTGGATCGTCATCGACGACGGATCGACGGACGGGACGCGGGCATTGATCGAGGAGTACGCGGCGCGCGCGGAGTTCCCGGTCTACTACGAGCGGCAGGAGAATCGCGGGAAGCACGTCGCGATCAACCGCGCGGCAGCCGTCGCGCGCGGGGAGCTGGCGGCGATCCTCGATTCCGACGACGCCTGCGTCCCCAAGGCACTCGAGCGGTTCGCCTACTACTGGACGACGATCCCGGAGGAGCGGCGGCCCCTCTTCTACGCGATCGTCTGCCACTGCGCCGACCCGTCGGGGCGGCGCATCGGAGGGTCGTTCCCCTGGGAGATCGTCGACGCACGCGGCCTCGACGCGCGGTACGTGTGGAAGGTCCCCGGGGAGAAGTGGGGCGCGGTCCGGACCGATCTCCTCCGGTCGCACCCGTTCCCGGAGGATCGCGACCGCACGCTCGTTCCTGAAAGCCTGGTGTGGGACCGCCTCGCGCAGAGGTACCTCGCCCGCTTCGTCAACGAGGATCTGCGCATCTATCATCTGACCCCCGGCGCGACGTCGCTCGGCTCGTCGGGCGATCCCGCGAGCCATCCCTGGGGGCGCATGGAGCAGCACCGCCTGGTCATCGACGAGCAGCTCGAGTACTTCCGCCAGGCCCCGCTCGCCTTCGCGGCCGCGGCGGCCCACTACGTCCGCTTCGCGCGCCACGCGGGCCTGTCGGGGCGCGAGCAGCGCAAGGCGCTCGCGCACCGGGGGGCGAAGCTGCTCCGCTTCGCCGCGGCGCCGTTCGGCCTCGCGGCGTTCCTCTACGACCGAGGGCGGCGGTGGATGCGCCGCTCGTGA